One window from the genome of Immundisolibacter sp. encodes:
- a CDS encoding M48 family metalloprotease, protein MRIERDKTAGWRSGRDLATASLLFLGLTGAACGAGLFEDLWEKVEKIRQPDTVEVLPESAQGAATQIQRVLGGISPQEEQAVGRRAAGTLLGAAPLVKNASLQKYVNRVGVWVALQSERPDLAWHFGVIESPDINAFAAPGGYVFITRGLYRQLRGESELAGVLAHEIAHVVQKHHLKILEQSRLLDQGGKVLSGQVAGSEQVKRLIGTGAEIFSRALDQNAEYEADRLAMVLAARAGYDPFGLPAVLQDLAHLSREDRSVSMLFKTHPHPDERLAQLEDTGQRLDGIRGKINRKRFERFAL, encoded by the coding sequence ATGCGGATTGAACGAGACAAAACCGCGGGTTGGCGTTCTGGCAGGGATTTGGCGACAGCGTCGCTGCTTTTTTTGGGGCTGACCGGCGCCGCCTGTGGTGCTGGTCTGTTCGAGGATCTGTGGGAGAAAGTCGAGAAAATCCGACAGCCGGATACGGTCGAGGTATTGCCCGAGTCGGCGCAGGGCGCGGCGACCCAAATCCAGCGGGTATTGGGCGGCATTTCGCCGCAAGAGGAACAGGCTGTCGGGAGGCGGGCTGCCGGCACTCTTTTGGGCGCGGCACCACTGGTCAAGAACGCGTCTTTACAGAAGTATGTGAATCGCGTGGGCGTTTGGGTCGCGCTGCAGAGCGAGCGTCCTGACCTTGCCTGGCATTTTGGCGTTATCGAATCGCCGGACATCAATGCCTTTGCGGCTCCAGGTGGCTACGTCTTCATCACCCGGGGCTTGTACCGTCAGTTGCGCGGCGAAAGCGAACTGGCGGGCGTCCTGGCGCATGAGATTGCCCATGTGGTCCAAAAACATCATCTGAAGATTCTGGAGCAAAGCCGCCTGCTGGATCAGGGAGGGAAAGTGCTTTCCGGGCAGGTGGCGGGAAGCGAGCAGGTAAAACGGCTGATCGGGACCGGCGCCGAAATTTTTTCCCGCGCGCTGGACCAGAATGCCGAGTACGAGGCAGACCGGCTGGCCATGGTGTTGGCGGCGCGCGCCGGGTACGACCCGTTTGGGTTACCGGCGGTGCTGCAGGATCTGGCACACCTGTCGCGGGAAGACCGTAGCGTGAGCATGTTGTTCAAAACCCATCCGCACCCGGACGAGCGTCTGGCCCAGCTGGAAGATACCGGTCAGCGGCTTGATGGCATACGGGGAAAAATCAACCGTAAGCGAT